The following coding sequences lie in one Vibrio sp. BS-M-Sm-2 genomic window:
- the secF gene encoding protein translocase subunit SecF, which translates to MFQILKADKMIDFMRWSKVAFVFSILMIGTAIFTLTTKSLNWGLDFTGGTLIEVGFEQPAHLPDIRSALEAEGFGDATVQNFGSARDVMVRLRPRDGVAGETLGNQILSAIESGTGEQVEMRRIEFVGPNVGDELTEAGGLAILVSLICILIYVSARFEWRLAAGAVLALAHDVIITLGVFSMMQIEVDLTIVAALLTVVGYSLNDTIVVFDRIRENFRKMRKGEAPEVLNSSITQTLSRTLITSGTTLFVVIALFVQGGAMIHGFATALLLGITVGTYSSIYVASALAMKLGITREHLMPPQVEKEGEEFDEMP; encoded by the coding sequence ATGTTTCAGATTCTAAAAGCAGACAAAATGATCGACTTTATGCGTTGGTCAAAGGTTGCCTTTGTTTTTTCTATCTTGATGATTGGTACTGCTATCTTCACCCTAACAACGAAATCGTTGAACTGGGGGCTAGATTTTACTGGCGGTACTCTGATTGAAGTTGGTTTTGAACAACCGGCACATCTTCCTGATATCCGTAGTGCACTAGAAGCAGAAGGCTTTGGTGATGCAACGGTACAGAACTTCGGTTCAGCTCGTGATGTAATGGTTCGTTTACGTCCACGTGATGGCGTAGCGGGCGAAACGCTTGGTAACCAAATCCTTTCTGCGATTGAGAGCGGTACTGGTGAGCAAGTTGAAATGCGTCGTATCGAGTTCGTTGGTCCTAACGTGGGTGACGAATTAACAGAAGCGGGTGGCCTTGCTATCCTAGTTTCTCTTATCTGTATCTTGATCTACGTGTCAGCGCGATTCGAATGGCGTTTGGCGGCGGGTGCGGTATTAGCATTGGCGCACGATGTTATCATCACACTGGGTGTGTTCTCGATGATGCAAATCGAAGTGGACTTAACCATTGTCGCGGCATTGCTAACGGTAGTCGGTTATTCCCTCAATGATACCATCGTTGTATTTGACCGTATTCGTGAGAACTTCCGTAAGATGCGTAAAGGCGAAGCACCTGAAGTACTAAACAGCTCAATCACACAAACATTGAGCCGTACATTGATCACTTCTGGTACAACGTTATTCGTAGTTATCGCACTGTTCGTTCAGGGCGGCGCTATGATTCACGGATTCGCAACTGCACTTCTACTCGGTATTACTGTTGGTACTTACTCTTCTATCTACGTTGCATCTGCACTAGCAATGAAGTTGGGTATTACGCGTGAACACCTAATGCCACCACAAGTAGAAAAAGAAGGTGAAGAGTTTGACGAAATGCCTTAG
- the secD gene encoding protein translocase subunit SecD, which produces MLNRYPLWKYLMVVFAIAIAALYALPNIYGEDPAVQVTGARGASVDMSTLDAVTNALEAENLSTKSVALENGSILVRFNDTDTQISARDIITEALGDDVIVALNLAASTPDWLESIGAAPMKLGLDLRGGVHFLMEVDMDAAMQKLVGQQEEAFRSELREEKIRYRAIRPSGKDAVEVILRNEEQLAEAKSLLQSKHQDMTFVDSESNGRFSLVASFTEARLQEIRNYAVEQNITILRNRVNELGVAEPLVQRQGSSRIVVELPGVQDTARAKEILGATATLEFREVDSSADLAAAASGRAPAGSEIKQDRDGRPVVLKKRVILGGSSITDASSSVDEYGRPQVNISLDSEGGSKMSAFSRQNIGKLMATVFAEYKDSGRKTPEGRVILSKHEEVINQATIQSALGRNFRITGIDSTAEAHNLALLLRAGALIAPISIVEERTIGPSMGQQNIDMGIMAMVWGMAAVMLFTLLYYRTFGLIANVALMANLVLIIGVMSMIPGATMTLPGIAGIVLTVGMAVDANVLIFERIREELRDGRSPQQAIHQGYANAFSTIADANITTLLTAIILFAVGTGAIKGFAVTLSIGILTSMFTAIVGTRCIVNLMYGGKRVKKLSI; this is translated from the coding sequence GTGCTAAACCGTTACCCGTTATGGAAGTATTTGATGGTGGTGTTTGCCATCGCTATCGCTGCGTTGTACGCTCTTCCAAATATATACGGTGAAGATCCGGCAGTTCAAGTTACAGGGGCGCGCGGCGCCTCTGTAGATATGTCTACGCTGGATGCTGTCACCAATGCTCTTGAAGCAGAAAACCTTTCTACTAAATCCGTTGCTCTCGAAAACGGTTCCATTCTTGTTCGCTTTAACGACACAGATACGCAAATTAGTGCCCGTGATATCATCACAGAAGCACTAGGCGATGACGTTATCGTTGCTTTAAACCTAGCGGCTTCAACTCCTGATTGGCTTGAATCTATTGGCGCAGCGCCAATGAAACTTGGTCTTGACCTACGTGGTGGTGTTCACTTCTTAATGGAAGTGGATATGGACGCTGCGATGCAAAAGTTGGTTGGCCAACAAGAAGAAGCATTCCGCAGTGAACTTCGTGAAGAGAAAATCCGTTACCGTGCGATTCGCCCATCTGGTAAAGATGCGGTTGAAGTGATCCTACGTAACGAAGAACAGCTTGCTGAAGCCAAATCGCTACTGCAATCTAAGCACCAAGATATGACGTTCGTAGATTCTGAATCTAACGGTCGCTTCTCTTTGGTTGCAAGCTTTACAGAGGCTCGTCTTCAAGAAATCCGTAACTACGCGGTTGAGCAAAACATTACTATTCTACGTAACCGTGTAAACGAACTTGGTGTTGCTGAACCTTTGGTTCAACGTCAAGGTTCTAGCCGTATCGTAGTGGAATTGCCTGGTGTTCAAGACACGGCTCGCGCTAAAGAAATTCTTGGTGCGACTGCGACACTTGAGTTCCGTGAAGTGGATAGCAGTGCTGACTTAGCCGCTGCCGCTTCTGGTCGTGCTCCTGCGGGTAGCGAAATCAAGCAAGATCGTGATGGTCGCCCTGTGGTACTTAAGAAACGCGTTATTCTAGGCGGTTCGAGTATTACGGATGCAAGCTCAAGTGTTGATGAATATGGTCGTCCTCAAGTTAACATCTCGCTAGACAGCGAAGGTGGTAGCAAGATGTCTGCATTCTCTCGTCAGAATATCGGTAAGCTAATGGCAACGGTATTTGCAGAGTACAAAGACAGCGGTCGTAAAACACCGGAAGGTCGAGTTATCTTAAGTAAGCACGAAGAAGTAATTAACCAAGCGACGATTCAATCTGCGCTAGGCCGTAACTTCCGTATTACAGGTATCGACTCAACGGCTGAAGCTCATAACTTGGCACTTCTACTACGTGCTGGTGCATTGATTGCGCCTATCTCGATTGTAGAAGAACGTACGATTGGTCCATCTATGGGGCAACAAAACATCGATATGGGTATCATGGCGATGGTTTGGGGTATGGCTGCAGTAATGTTGTTTACTCTGCTTTACTACCGTACTTTCGGTTTGATTGCGAACGTTGCGCTAATGGCTAACTTGGTGTTGATTATCGGTGTTATGTCGATGATTCCGGGGGCTACCATGACCCTGCCAGGTATTGCCGGTATCGTATTAACGGTCGGTATGGCAGTTGATGCCAACGTTCTTATCTTTGAGCGTATACGTGAAGAACTTCGAGATGGACGCAGTCCACAACAAGCGATTCATCAAGGTTACGCGAACGCATTCAGCACAATCGCCGATGCCAACATCACCACACTACTAACAGCAATCATTCTATTTGCTGTGGGTACTGGTGCTATCAAAGGCTTCGCGGTAACGCTGTCTATCGGTATCTTGACTTCAATGTTTACAGCTATTGTCGGAACACGTTGTATCGTGAACCTGATGTATGGCGGTAAACGCGTTAAAAAACTGTCGATCTAA
- the yajC gene encoding preprotein translocase subunit YajC, whose product MFISQAHAAAEGAPAGGGFEMLIMLGMFAVIFYFMIYRPQAKRVKEHKNLMSSMGKGDEVLTSGGLIGKITKIAEDSDYVAIELNANNEVVIKKDFVTAVLPKGTLKSL is encoded by the coding sequence ATGTTTATTTCTCAAGCTCACGCAGCAGCAGAAGGTGCACCAGCAGGCGGCGGTTTCGAAATGCTTATCATGCTAGGTATGTTCGCTGTGATCTTCTACTTCATGATCTACCGTCCACAAGCTAAGCGTGTTAAAGAACACAAGAACCTTATGTCTTCTATGGGCAAAGGCGATGAAGTTCTTACAAGCGGCGGCCTAATCGGCAAGATCACTAAGATTGCTGAAGACAGCGACTACGTTGCTATCGAACTGAATGCAAACAACGAAGTAGTTATCAAGAAAGACTTCGTTACAGCAGTGCTACCAAAAGGTACTCTGAAATCTCTATAA
- the tgt gene encoding tRNA guanosine(34) transglycosylase Tgt: protein MKLKYELKKTNSGARRGQLQFERGTVETPAFMPVGTYGTVKGMTPEEVKDTGAEILLGNTFHLWLRPGQEIMKMHGDLHDFMNWHGPILTDSGGFQVFSLGAMRKITEEGVHFRNPVNGDKIFMDAEKSMEIQKDLGSDIVMIFDECTPYPATHKEAKDSMEMSLRWAERSRNHFDKLENPNSLFGIVQGGVYEDLRDVSVKGLTEIGFDGYAVGGLAVGEPKEDMHRILEHTCPQLPEDKPRYLMGVGKPEDLVEGVRRGIDMFDCVMPTRNARNGHLFVTEGVIKIRNAKHKTDTTPLDSECDCYTCKNYSKSYLHHLDRCNEILGARLNTIHNLRFYQRVMSDIRQSIDEDRFEEFVAEFYARMGREVPPLGKES, encoded by the coding sequence GTGAAATTAAAATACGAACTTAAAAAAACTAATAGCGGCGCACGTCGTGGTCAACTTCAGTTTGAACGCGGTACCGTTGAAACCCCAGCATTCATGCCTGTAGGTACTTACGGTACTGTAAAAGGTATGACACCTGAAGAAGTGAAAGACACAGGCGCTGAAATTCTATTAGGTAACACATTCCATTTATGGCTACGTCCTGGTCAAGAAATCATGAAAATGCACGGCGACTTGCACGATTTCATGAACTGGCACGGTCCTATCCTGACTGATTCAGGCGGCTTCCAAGTGTTCAGCCTAGGCGCAATGCGTAAGATCACTGAAGAGGGTGTTCACTTCCGTAACCCTGTAAACGGTGACAAGATCTTCATGGACGCTGAGAAGTCTATGGAAATCCAAAAAGACCTAGGTTCAGACATCGTAATGATCTTCGATGAGTGTACGCCGTACCCAGCGACACACAAAGAAGCAAAAGACTCAATGGAGATGTCTCTTCGTTGGGCTGAGCGTTCACGCAACCACTTCGACAAGCTTGAAAATCCGAACTCACTATTCGGCATCGTTCAAGGTGGTGTGTATGAAGACCTTCGTGATGTATCTGTTAAAGGTCTAACTGAAATTGGTTTTGACGGTTATGCAGTTGGCGGCCTAGCAGTAGGCGAGCCAAAAGAAGATATGCACCGCATTCTTGAGCACACATGTCCTCAACTGCCTGAAGATAAGCCACGTTACCTAATGGGTGTAGGCAAACCAGAAGACCTAGTTGAAGGTGTTCGTCGTGGTATCGACATGTTTGACTGTGTAATGCCAACGCGAAATGCACGTAACGGCCACCTGTTTGTGACTGAAGGTGTGATCAAGATCCGTAATGCGAAGCATAAAACCGATACAACACCACTAGATTCAGAGTGTGACTGTTACACTTGTAAGAACTACAGCAAGTCGTACTTACACCATTTGGATCGTTGTAACGAAATCCTAGGTGCTCGACTGAACACGATTCATAACCTGCGTTTCTATCAACGAGTAATGTCAGACATTCGTCAGTCTATCGATGAAGATCGCTTTGAAGAGTTCGTTGCAGAGTTCTACGCAAGAATGGGGCGTGAAGTGCCACCACTAGGTAAAGAATCTTAG
- the queA gene encoding tRNA preQ1(34) S-adenosylmethionine ribosyltransferase-isomerase QueA, with the protein MQVSDFHFDLPDELIARYPQEERTASRLLKLDGNSGNLADGSFKDVLDLVEPGDLVVFNNTRVIPARVFGRKASGGKLEVLVERMLDEKSILAHVRCSKSPKPGTKLFLGENDEYEAEMVARHDALFEIHFTSDQSVLEILNSVGHMPLPPYIDRPDEDADKERYQTVYNEKPGAVAAPTAGLHFDDKLMAGMKAKGVEFAYVTLHVGAGTFQPVKVDNINDHHMHAEYVEVPQEVVDAVAAAKARGGRIIAVGTTSVRSLESAAQDALKNGTELVPFFGDTEIFIFPGYEYQLVDCLITNFHLPESTLIMLVSAFAGYDHVMGAYDHAVKSEYRFFSYGDAMFINKKTS; encoded by the coding sequence ATGCAAGTTTCAGATTTTCACTTTGACCTACCAGATGAACTCATTGCTCGCTACCCTCAAGAGGAGCGTACAGCAAGCCGCCTGCTTAAATTAGATGGCAATAGCGGTAACCTAGCTGATGGTTCGTTTAAAGACGTTTTAGACTTGGTTGAGCCAGGCGATCTTGTCGTTTTCAATAACACTCGAGTAATTCCTGCTCGTGTATTTGGTCGCAAGGCATCAGGCGGTAAGCTTGAAGTGTTGGTTGAACGTATGCTTGATGAGAAAAGCATTCTTGCGCATGTTCGTTGTTCTAAATCACCGAAGCCGGGCACCAAGTTGTTCCTTGGTGAGAACGATGAGTATGAAGCTGAAATGGTGGCGCGTCACGATGCGTTATTTGAAATCCATTTCACATCTGATCAAAGCGTTTTAGAGATTCTTAACAGTGTTGGTCACATGCCACTGCCTCCTTACATCGATCGTCCTGATGAAGATGCAGATAAAGAGCGCTACCAAACTGTCTATAATGAAAAGCCGGGTGCGGTTGCAGCGCCAACAGCAGGTCTTCACTTTGATGACAAGCTAATGGCTGGTATGAAAGCTAAAGGTGTCGAGTTTGCTTACGTGACACTTCACGTTGGTGCTGGCACGTTCCAGCCGGTAAAAGTCGATAATATCAATGATCACCACATGCATGCTGAGTACGTTGAAGTACCGCAAGAAGTGGTTGACGCTGTAGCTGCAGCAAAAGCTCGTGGCGGCCGTATTATCGCTGTCGGCACAACATCTGTACGTTCACTCGAAAGTGCGGCTCAAGATGCACTGAAAAACGGCACTGAGTTAGTTCCTTTCTTTGGTGATACAGAAATCTTCATCTTCCCTGGTTATGAGTACCAGTTGGTGGATTGCTTGATTACCAATTTCCACTTGCCAGAATCAACGCTGATTATGTTGGTAAGTGCATTTGCTGGCTACGACCATGTGATGGGCGCATACGATCACGCGGTGAAGAGCGAATATCGTTTCTTCAGCTACGGCGATGCCATGTTCATCAATAAGAAAACGAGCTAA
- a CDS encoding CBS domain-containing protein has translation MIKVEDMMTRNPHTLLRSHSLADAKHMMEALDIRHIPVVDSDRKLLGVVTQRDVLAAQESSLQNIPQAQSFTLATPLNDIMHKSVMSVEPRAGLKESAIYMQKHKVGCLPVVENHELVGIITDSDFVTIAINLLELQEEVEPEEAEVE, from the coding sequence ATGATCAAGGTTGAAGATATGATGACTCGCAACCCTCATACTCTATTGCGCTCACACTCACTGGCCGATGCTAAGCACATGATGGAAGCACTTGATATCCGCCATATTCCGGTCGTTGATTCCGACAGAAAGCTGCTTGGTGTGGTGACTCAGCGAGATGTTCTCGCAGCTCAAGAATCCAGCCTACAAAATATCCCACAAGCTCAATCTTTTACTCTTGCCACCCCCCTCAACGACATCATGCACAAAAGTGTTATGTCTGTAGAACCTCGTGCAGGATTGAAAGAATCGGCTATCTATATGCAGAAACACAAAGTGGGCTGTTTACCTGTCGTAGAAAACCATGAACTAGTGGGGATTATTACAGACAGCGATTTCGTCACGATAGCGATCAATTTGTTAGAGCTACAAGAAGAAGTCGAGCCAGAAGAAGCGGAAGTAGAGTAA
- a CDS encoding hydrogen peroxide-inducible genes activator, whose protein sequence is MNKWPSLKQLHYLVTLHETRHFSDAADRCFVSQSTLSKGIQNLEELIGCPLYEKKDKKSPLVFTQAGELVVKHGRELLAKGQDLVELGNLCNGDAMQGQLRVGCIPTIAPFLLCDLVQEANQRFPQLNLLLREDTTTNLLAALRHGELDVLILALPVDIDNMESKVVGQDPFRMVISRTQADGIRVPIKYDDLPDESVFLLENEHCLTEHAVSACKLTDKEKINPFTATSLHTLVQMVANGLGTTFIPQMAIDHGLLENQNLVVIDPPGQQAYRDIGLVWRPSSSRRETFHQLADVVSELL, encoded by the coding sequence ATGAATAAATGGCCAAGTCTTAAGCAACTTCACTATCTTGTTACTCTTCACGAAACACGCCACTTTAGCGACGCAGCTGATCGCTGTTTCGTTAGCCAGTCTACTCTAAGTAAAGGTATTCAAAACCTAGAAGAGCTTATCGGTTGCCCTCTGTATGAAAAGAAAGATAAAAAGAGTCCGCTCGTTTTTACTCAAGCGGGAGAGTTGGTGGTGAAGCACGGTCGAGAGTTATTGGCGAAAGGACAAGACTTGGTTGAACTTGGAAATCTATGTAATGGAGATGCGATGCAAGGGCAGCTGCGAGTAGGGTGTATTCCTACCATTGCACCGTTCCTTTTGTGCGATTTGGTACAAGAAGCCAATCAACGTTTCCCTCAGCTAAATTTATTGTTACGTGAAGACACCACAACGAATTTGCTCGCAGCATTGCGTCATGGTGAGTTAGACGTGTTGATTCTGGCCCTGCCTGTCGATATCGACAACATGGAAAGCAAAGTTGTTGGGCAAGATCCTTTTAGAATGGTGATCAGTCGAACTCAAGCCGATGGTATTCGGGTACCGATTAAATATGATGACTTGCCAGATGAGTCTGTATTTTTGTTGGAGAACGAGCATTGTTTAACCGAGCACGCGGTGTCAGCTTGTAAGTTAACGGATAAAGAGAAGATAAACCCGTTTACAGCGACGAGTCTTCATACATTAGTGCAAATGGTAGCAAATGGTTTAGGGACCACCTTTATTCCGCAAATGGCGATTGATCACGGCTTGTTGGAAAATCAAAACCTAGTGGTGATTGATCCCCCAGGTCAGCAAGCGTATCGAGATATAGGCCTTGTTTGGCGTCCAAGCTCGTCACGTCGTGAAACCTTCCATCAATTAGCAGATGTGGTTTCTGAGCTTTTATAA
- a CDS encoding peroxiredoxin C, which translates to MVLVGRQAPDFTAAAVLGNGEIVDNFNFAEFTKGKKAVVFFYPLDFTFVCPSELIAFDNRLEDFQAKGVEVIGVSIDSQFSHNAWRNTAIADGGIGQVKYPLVADVKHEICKAYDVEHPEAGVAFRGSFLIDADGLVRHQVVNDLPLGRNIDEMLRMVDALNFHEKNGEVCPAQWEEGKSGMDASPKGVAAFLSEHADDLSK; encoded by the coding sequence ATGGTACTAGTAGGTCGTCAAGCCCCTGACTTTACTGCAGCAGCTGTTCTAGGTAACGGTGAGATCGTTGATAACTTCAACTTCGCAGAATTCACTAAAGGTAAGAAAGCTGTAGTTTTCTTCTACCCACTAGACTTCACTTTCGTTTGTCCTTCAGAGCTAATCGCTTTCGACAACCGTCTTGAAGATTTCCAAGCTAAAGGCGTTGAAGTAATCGGTGTTTCTATCGATTCTCAATTCTCTCACAACGCATGGCGTAATACTGCTATCGCTGATGGCGGTATCGGTCAAGTTAAATACCCTCTAGTTGCTGACGTTAAGCACGAGATCTGCAAAGCATACGATGTTGAGCACCCAGAAGCAGGCGTTGCTTTCCGTGGTTCTTTCCTAATCGATGCTGACGGTCTTGTACGTCACCAAGTAGTTAACGACCTTCCACTGGGTCGTAACATCGACGAAATGCTACGCATGGTAGACGCACTAAATTTCCACGAGAAGAACGGTGAAGTTTGTCCTGCACAATGGGAAGAAGGTAAATCAGGTATGGACGCATCTCCAAAAGGTGTTGCAGCATTCCTATCTGAGCACGCTGACGACCTAAGCAAGTAA
- a CDS encoding copper homeostasis protein CutC translates to MNIEIEVCIDNLESLHNALSGGANRIELCSSLALGGLTPSFGMMKQAARVSSVPVYAMIRPRQGDFIFDDDDMLCMLEDIEACASAGLNGVVLGVLAPNGSIDMPKMQQLADKAHSLKLGITFHRAIDQSSDYQTTLEQVIALGCERILTSGLAVNAEQGINILAEMVKQADSRVDIMAGAGVNATNAKMIHSTTQVPALHLSGKSTRPSLMESNSSAQMGSDDIDDYQIPVTDANKISDVRAALTALGQ, encoded by the coding sequence ATGAACATCGAAATTGAAGTCTGTATCGATAACTTAGAATCTCTACACAACGCGCTGTCTGGCGGCGCAAATCGCATTGAACTTTGCTCCTCACTAGCACTTGGCGGGTTAACTCCTAGCTTCGGTATGATGAAACAAGCGGCAAGAGTTTCGTCCGTTCCTGTCTACGCTATGATACGACCAAGACAGGGCGACTTCATTTTCGATGATGACGATATGCTCTGTATGCTTGAAGATATTGAAGCTTGTGCGAGTGCAGGATTGAATGGGGTCGTACTTGGCGTGTTAGCGCCTAATGGAAGTATTGATATGCCAAAAATGCAGCAACTGGCTGACAAAGCGCACTCATTAAAGCTTGGGATTACGTTTCACAGAGCCATTGATCAAAGCTCTGATTACCAAACAACCTTAGAACAGGTCATCGCACTTGGATGTGAAAGGATCCTGACATCAGGGCTTGCTGTTAATGCTGAGCAAGGCATCAATATCTTGGCAGAGATGGTTAAACAGGCCGATAGTCGAGTCGACATCATGGCAGGGGCTGGCGTCAACGCAACGAATGCGAAAATGATTCATAGCACCACCCAAGTACCTGCACTTCATCTTTCAGGTAAATCGACAAGACCGAGCCTAATGGAAAGCAACTCAAGTGCTCAAATGGGCAGTGATGATATTGATGATTATCAGATCCCCGTGACTGATGCGAATAAGATATCCGATGTAAGAGCTGCCCTTACCGCTTTAGGACAATAG
- a CDS encoding LysR family transcriptional regulator — translation MAKDLFSSLDLNLLRTFLVVYQEKNTRKAAERLFVSQPAVSQALQKLRYHFNDDLFVKVHGGLQPTAFSEQLTNQIKPFMDGLSIAINASNAFDPKEIDYTLKIALSPVVLSCLSGSLFKDIRAQAPNAKLKLVPWSNSSVSDIQKDEVLMGVSYLGEKTSKEVYTRQLIELTGRIFVRQDHPLKQDTVTPYDMAGYDIASLVTPGWNDNFSLASQILTDLSIEHSIGFRSELVMALIDVIQHTDMYMPHSNLFPVENYPNLRGIDVLIDGEPPKTPVYCHFHSKNRNSLLTNWLFELIQKALLKQIDKQNL, via the coding sequence ATGGCTAAAGACTTATTCAGCTCTCTCGATTTAAACTTGTTACGTACCTTTCTGGTTGTTTATCAAGAAAAAAACACCAGAAAGGCGGCAGAACGTTTATTCGTTTCTCAGCCAGCAGTTAGCCAAGCCCTACAGAAGCTAAGATACCACTTCAATGATGACCTTTTCGTTAAAGTTCATGGAGGTTTGCAGCCTACCGCTTTCTCAGAACAGCTCACTAATCAAATCAAACCGTTCATGGACGGTCTATCTATCGCGATTAATGCATCGAACGCTTTTGACCCGAAAGAGATTGACTACACGTTGAAAATAGCCCTATCTCCAGTGGTACTTTCTTGTCTGTCCGGCTCACTTTTTAAAGATATAAGAGCACAAGCACCAAACGCTAAACTAAAGCTTGTTCCATGGTCAAACTCGTCTGTCTCAGATATACAAAAAGATGAGGTTTTGATGGGAGTAAGCTATTTAGGAGAAAAGACAAGTAAAGAAGTCTATACAAGGCAGCTCATTGAATTAACAGGACGTATATTTGTTAGGCAAGATCACCCTTTAAAGCAAGATACCGTAACTCCATATGATATGGCAGGGTACGATATCGCTTCATTAGTCACACCAGGTTGGAATGACAATTTTAGCTTAGCGTCTCAGATTCTAACCGACCTTTCCATCGAGCATAGTATAGGTTTCCGCAGCGAATTGGTCATGGCTCTAATCGATGTCATTCAACATACTGATATGTACATGCCCCATTCCAACCTATTCCCAGTAGAGAATTATCCGAACCTACGTGGAATTGACGTTTTAATAGATGGCGAACCTCCCAAAACTCCTGTTTACTGTCATTTTCATTCAAAGAATAGAAACTCGTTGCTAACAAATTGGCTTTTTGAACTGATACAAAAAGCTTTATTAAAGCAGATCGATAAGCAGAACTTATAA
- a CDS encoding porin family protein codes for MKMLTKTLTLIAVASTSSAFAQQDFSGHRIGLGVTSSEIDNLDSNDSNSDLGNGLKLEYGYDINRIIGVNIAMDTSKDDESYAGYGYDSKVSTFKLDSDIGYAFFLDGFSIKPYGAIGLARVEDKLTLKEPGNSMTLKNTETSLLLGTGVRANFDFGLYSDLRFNFIMMDDYDIEQLSLTVGYKF; via the coding sequence ATGAAAATGTTAACAAAAACACTTACCTTGATTGCAGTTGCTTCTACTTCCTCAGCCTTCGCTCAACAAGATTTCTCGGGCCACCGTATTGGTTTAGGTGTTACATCTAGCGAAATCGACAATCTAGATTCTAACGACTCTAACAGTGACTTAGGCAATGGGTTAAAGCTTGAGTATGGTTACGATATTAACCGAATTATTGGCGTTAACATTGCTATGGATACAAGCAAGGACGACGAAAGTTACGCCGGATATGGATACGACTCTAAAGTTTCAACCTTCAAATTAGACTCGGATATCGGCTACGCGTTTTTCTTAGACGGGTTTAGCATCAAACCTTACGGGGCTATTGGCCTTGCTCGTGTTGAGGATAAGCTTACTTTAAAAGAGCCAGGGAATAGCATGACTCTTAAAAATACAGAAACATCGCTCCTACTTGGTACTGGAGTAAGAGCAAACTTTGATTTTGGCCTATACAGCGATCTACGATTCAACTTCATCATGATGGATGACTATGATATCGAACAGCTGTCTCTGACTGTTGGCTATAAGTTCTAA
- the phoU gene encoding phosphate signaling complex protein PhoU yields the protein MHFGRHISGQFNVELESIRTHVLTMGGLVEQQLSFAMQALHKDDVELAKKVIRDDHKVNAMEVSIDEACTRIIAKRQPTAKDLRLIMAIIKTITDLERIGDVASKIAQGAIEIPSTKEQKFHVSLEPLCRQAITMLHQVLDAFARMDVDAAAEVHKLDDKLDAEYEAVIRQLMTYMMEDPNNIPNILQVMWSARAIERVGDRCQNICEYIIYFVKGKDVRHLGDQSLDDALK from the coding sequence ATGCATTTCGGTCGCCACATTTCAGGGCAATTCAATGTCGAGTTAGAGTCGATCCGTACTCATGTATTGACCATGGGCGGGTTAGTGGAGCAACAACTCTCGTTTGCAATGCAGGCGCTTCATAAAGACGATGTTGAATTGGCTAAAAAAGTGATTCGTGACGACCATAAAGTGAATGCGATGGAAGTGTCGATTGATGAGGCGTGTACTCGAATCATTGCAAAGCGTCAGCCGACAGCGAAAGATTTGCGTCTGATTATGGCGATCATCAAAACGATTACCGATCTAGAACGTATTGGCGATGTTGCCTCTAAAATCGCTCAAGGTGCGATAGAGATCCCTTCGACCAAAGAACAAAAGTTCCATGTTTCGTTAGAGCCTCTTTGCCGTCAGGCTATCACCATGCTTCACCAAGTATTAGATGCTTTTGCTCGTATGGATGTCGATGCGGCGGCAGAAGTTCACAAGCTTGATGATAAGTTGGATGCGGAATACGAGGCTGTCATTCGTCAGTTAATGACTTATATGATGGAAGACCCTAATAACATCCCAAATATTTTACAGGTGATGTGGTCGGCTCGTGCGATTGAGCGAGTGGGGGATCGTTGCCAGAATATCTGTGAATACATTATTTACTTTGTGAAAGGGAAAGATGTACGCCATTTAGGCGATCAAAGCCTAGATGACGCACTGAAGTAA